The Magnolia sinica isolate HGM2019 chromosome 10, MsV1, whole genome shotgun sequence genome includes a window with the following:
- the LOC131257611 gene encoding putative disease resistance protein At1g50180, with protein MATAYSIVSLVAGKLSDILLQEAIFLHGVRGEIEWMEQELKRMQSFLEDADAKQQADERVKNWVWDVRDVAYDVEDIIDVFILRIARLRRPGFMGFFKRYALIFKELVACHKVGLEIKHIKIKIGAISESRLTYGIESINCGGGTSSMFQEWRLTSPDVQEPDFVGFEKDIEALVERLTEGEQRRCVVSVVGMGGLGKTTLTKTVYNSDTVKKHFNSQAWIFISQKYVVRDLLQNIINCYMVLSKEELKKVEKMNVAQLRHKISEHLKERRYLMVVDDIWKNEAWDAVKDAFPDVNNGSRIMLTTRNKDVVLYADAQSPPYELRFLNEDESWDLFCKKTFPKQDTSCPLELQKLGREIVGKCQGLPLAIVVIGGLLSRKETREWEKVLKSISWQFVEGQPQIYRILSLSYEDLPHELKPCFLYLGIFPEDYEFPANKLIQLWTAEGLLRQRGHETLEEVGEDLLMELIQRSIIQVAKRNSCGGIKCCRIHDLLRDLSIVKAMEDEFLEVYHGNTNTPA; from the coding sequence ATGGCCACTGCATATTCCATCGTTTCGCTCGTTGCAGGAAAACTCAGCGATATTCTCCTTCAAGAAGCTATCTTCTTGCATGGAGTGCGCGGCGAAATTGAATGGATGGAACAAGAACTGAAACGGATGCAAAGCTTCTTAGAAGACGCAGATGCAAAACAACAAGCAGATGAGAGAGTAAAGAACTGGGTGTGGGACGTGAGAGACGTCGCTTACGATGTTGAGGACATCATCGACGTCTTCATCCTCAGAATAGCCCGCCTGAGGCGACCAGGATTCATGGGTTTCTTCAAGAGGTATGCTTTAATTTTCAAGGAGTTGGTAGCTTGCCATAAGGTGGGGTTAGAGATCAAACATATAAAGATTAAGATCGGCGCGATCTCCGAAAGCCGGTTGACTTACGGCATCGAAAGCATCAACTGCGGTGGAGGGACAAGCTCCATGTTCCAAGAATGGAGGCTCACTTCTCCTGATGTTCAAGAACCAGATTTTGTTGGTTTTGAGAAAGATATAGAGGCATTGGTGGAGCGGTTGACAGAAGGCGAGCAGCGGCGTTGTGTTGTTTCTGTAGTTGGAATGGGCGGTCTGGGTAAGACTACACTCACTAAGACAGTTTATAACAGTGATACTGTTAAGAAACATTTCAATTCTCAAGCATGGATTTTTATATCACAGAAGTATGTTGTGAGAGATCTTTTGCAGAACATCATAAACTGCTACATGGTGCTTTCAAAAGAGGAGCTCAAGAAAGTGGAGAAAATGAATGTTGCTCAGCTGAGGCATAAAATTTCTGAGCATTTGAAAGAGAGAAGATACCTGATGGTAGTAGATGATATATGGAAGAACGAAGCATGGGATGCTGTGAAGGATGCATTTCCGGATGTGAATAATGGAAGTAGGATCATGCTCACCACTCGCAACAAAGATGTTGTTTTATATGCAGATGCACAAAGCCCGCCTTATGAATTACGGTTTCTAAATGAAGATGAGAGCTGGGATTTGTTCTGTAAGAAAACATTCCCAAAACAAGATACAAGTTGCCCTTTGGAATTGCAGAAACTGGGGAGAGAGATTGTGGGGAAGTGTCAAGGTTTGCCTCTTGCTATCGTTGTCATCGGAGGGCTATTATCAAGGAAAGAAACAAGAGAGTGGGAGAAAGTACTGAAGAGCATTAGCTGGCAATTTGTTGAAGGACAGCCTCAAATCTATAGAATATTATCTCTGAGCTATGAAGATCTGCCCCATGAATTGAAACCTTGTTTTCTCTATTTGGGTATTTTTCCAGAAGATTATGAGTTCCCAGCTAACAAATTAATTCAACTCTGGACGGCAGAAGGGTTGCTACGACAGAGAGGGCACGAAACATTGGAAGAAGTAGGAGAAGATTTACTAATGGAGCTGATTCAGAGAAGTATAATCCAAGTTGCAAAAAGAAATTCATGCGGTGGTATTAAATGTTGTCGTATTCATGATCTTTTGCGGGATCTCTCCATAGTAAAGGCCATGGAAGATGAGTTTCTTGAAGTTTATCATGGGAACACGAATACTCCTGCATAG